From one Rhizobium rosettiformans genomic stretch:
- a CDS encoding OpgC family protein, producing the protein MKRLDVIDGMRGYFLVFMLINHLVFTGGLWLVQVNHRNLAFVEDAQGFVFLSGLLTGMVYSRKMMKDGYVVGRDKIWSRALELYRYAMAIVLIVLALQLVMPGAVSAWKNWLGDASLLDPSSLAPIATFLVQPTFMDILPQYIVYMIFAPVVIWLCIRGHWLGVAVGSLLIWLAAQLGLHRIVTYPLDAWLAGAPDQQGLRVSFNLLGWQIVFFAGIIAGTLTSMKKIEWQKVFDPNRTTLAWTALAITLFFLPLRLATAHGFMPGFVLEKFGLMEIRADFGPVYLINFAAVAYGMAWILVAGPRHENAVIRKIASTLTSLFTLNFLQLLGRHSLQIYVWHVLIVYAVYYIDARTPELSQLTKTAITIGALAILALPALWRDREKIFANAPYVGSWIKTPA; encoded by the coding sequence GTGAAGAGATTGGATGTGATCGACGGCATGCGGGGCTATTTCCTCGTCTTCATGCTGATCAACCACCTGGTGTTCACGGGGGGCCTTTGGCTCGTTCAAGTTAACCACCGCAACCTTGCCTTCGTCGAGGACGCGCAAGGCTTCGTCTTCCTCTCGGGCCTGCTGACCGGCATGGTCTACAGTCGCAAGATGATGAAGGACGGTTATGTCGTCGGCCGCGACAAGATCTGGTCGCGCGCCCTGGAGCTTTATCGCTATGCCATGGCGATCGTCCTGATCGTCCTCGCACTCCAACTGGTGATGCCTGGCGCGGTCTCGGCCTGGAAGAACTGGCTCGGTGACGCAAGCCTGCTTGATCCAAGCTCGCTCGCGCCGATCGCCACGTTCCTCGTTCAGCCGACCTTCATGGACATCCTCCCGCAATACATTGTCTACATGATATTCGCGCCTGTCGTGATCTGGCTTTGCATCCGCGGCCACTGGCTCGGCGTCGCAGTCGGTTCGCTGCTGATCTGGCTTGCGGCCCAGCTAGGCCTGCACCGTATTGTCACCTACCCACTCGACGCCTGGCTCGCCGGCGCGCCGGACCAGCAGGGCCTGCGTGTCTCCTTCAACCTTCTGGGCTGGCAGATCGTATTCTTCGCCGGCATCATCGCCGGCACCCTGACCTCGATGAAGAAGATCGAGTGGCAGAAGGTCTTCGACCCCAACCGCACCACGCTTGCCTGGACGGCTCTTGCGATCACCCTCTTCTTCCTGCCGCTTCGCCTGGCGACTGCGCACGGCTTCATGCCGGGCTTCGTCCTCGAGAAATTCGGCCTGATGGAAATCCGCGCCGACTTTGGCCCGGTCTACCTCATCAACTTCGCGGCTGTGGCCTATGGCATGGCCTGGATCCTGGTCGCCGGCCCACGTCACGAGAATGCAGTGATCCGCAAGATCGCCTCGACGCTGACAAGCCTTTTCACGCTGAACTTCTTGCAGCTTCTCGGCCGGCATTCACTGCAGATCTATGTCTGGCACGTGTTGATCGTCTATGCGGTCTACTACATCGACGCCCGCACACCGGAACTGTCGCAGCTGACGAAGACGGCCATCACGATCGGCGCGCTCGCCATCCTCGCCTTGCCGGCCTTGTGGCGAGACCGCGAAAAGATCTTCG